In a single window of the Coffea eugenioides isolate CCC68of chromosome 3, Ceug_1.0, whole genome shotgun sequence genome:
- the LOC113765889 gene encoding S-protein homolog 24-like: MNHTIFRSLCFLLFLATFSFQAGKVVGFFGRYYLYVHNGLPDDSTPLTVHCASGNDDIGYHNLTVNQDLTWSFHMNFFRNTLYFCHFWRGAKSAMFDVYNDTWAYYCGHYHQSDKYCYWLVKENGFYFTGQQHHNVPGPFDNHPAIGWS; the protein is encoded by the coding sequence ATGAATCATACCATATTCAGAAGCCTTTGCTTCTTACTTTTCTTGGCAACTTTCAGTTTCCAGGCAGGCAAAGTGGTTGGTTTCTTCGGACGATATTATCTCTACGTGCACAATGGCCTGCCTGACGATTCTACCCCGTTAACAGTTCATTGTGCCTCAGGAAATGATGATATTGGATATCATAATCTTACTGTTAATCAGGATTTGACATGGAGTTTTCACATGAATTTCTTTAGGAATACTTTATACTTCTGCCATTTTTGGCGGGGCGCAAAATCTGCAATGTTTGATGTGTACAATGACACCTGGGCTTACTATTGTGGTCATTATCATCAATCTGACAAGTATTGCTATTGGCTAGTAAAAGAAAATGGTTTCTATTTTACGGGACAACAACATCACAATGTCCCCGGTCCTTTTGACAACCATCCAGCTATAGGCTGGAGCtga
- the LOC113765095 gene encoding chaperonin CPN60-2, mitochondrial yields the protein MYRFAANLASKARVARNSSQQISSRLGWSRNYAAKDIRFGVDARALMLKGVEDLAEAVKVTMGPKGRNVVIEQSWGAPKVTKDGVTVAKSIEFKDKVKNIGASLVKQVANATNDAAGDGTTCATVLTRAIFAEGCKSVAAGMNAMDLRRGINMAVDDVVTTLKSRARMISTSEEIAQVGTISSNGEREIGELIAKAMEKVGKEGVITIQDGKTLFNELEVVEGMKLERGYISPYFITNTKTQKCELDDPLILIHEKKISSINAVVKVLELALKRQRPLLIVSEDVDSEALATLILNKLRAGIKVCAIKAPGFGENRKASLQDLAALTGGQVITEELGLNIDNVELDMLGSCKKVTVSKDDTVILDGAGDKKAIEERCEQIRSGIELSTSDYDKEKLQERLAKLSGGVAVLKIGGASEAEVGEKKDRVTDALNATKAAVEEGILPGGGVALLYASKELEKLQTANFDQKIGVQIIQNALKTPVHTIASNAGVEGAVVVGKLLEQDNPDLGYDAAKGEYVDMVKAGIIDPLKVLRTALVDAASVSSLLTTTEAVVVELPKEEKAAPAMGGGMGDMDY from the exons ATGTATCGGTTTGCAGCAAATCTTGCCTCCAAAGCCAG GGTTGCCAGAAACAGCAGCCAACAG ATTTCTAGTCGATTGGGATGGAGCAGAAATTATGCGGCAAAAGATATTAGATTTGGAGTAGACGCCAGGGCTTTGATGCTAAAGGGCGTCGAGGATCTTGCTGAGGCTGTCAAAGTTACTATGGGTCCAAAG GGCCGTAATGTGGTTATTGAACAAAGTTGGGGTGCTCCCAAAGTAACAAAAGATGGTGTAACGGTAGCAAAAAGTATTGAATTCAAGGACAAAGTCAAGAACATAGGTGCAAGCCTAGTTAAGCAAGTTGCAAATGCAACTAATGATGCTGCTGGTGATG GAACTACTTGTGCTACAGTTCTCACCCGTGCAATATTTGCGGAGGGTTGCAAGTCTGTTGCAGCTGGTATGAATGCAATGGACCTTAGGCGTGGAATCAACATGGCTGTAGATGATGTAGTAACAACGTTAAAGAGCAGGGCAAGGATGATAAGCACATCAGAAGAAATAGCACAG GTAGGGACAATCTCTTCAAATGGAGAAAGAGAAATTGGTGAGTTGATTGCTAAGGCAATGGAGAAAGTAGGCAAGGAGGGAGTTATCACTATTCAA GATGGAAAAACACTCTTTAATGAGCTTGAAGTTGTTGAAGGAATGAAGTTAGAGAGGGGCTACATATCACCATATTTCATTACAAATACGAAGACCCAGAAATGT GAGTTGGATGACCCCCTGATTCTGATCCATGAGAAGAAAATATCAAGCATTAATGCTGTTGTAAAGGTGTTAGAATTGGCTCTAAAG AGACAAAGACCCCTTCTGATTGTTTCTGAAGATGTGGATAGTGAAGCCCTTGCTACTCTGATTCTCAACAAGCTTCGTGCTGGAATCAAG GTTTGTGCAATAAAAGCTCCTGGGTTTGGTGAAAATAGAAAGGCCAGTCTGCAGGATCTTGCGGCTCTAACCGGTGGCCAA GTGATAACTGAAGAGCTTGGATTGAACATTGACAATGTTGAATTGGACATGTTAGGCTCATGTAAAAAG gTCACTGTATCCAAGGATGACACTGTGATCCTTGATGGTGCTGGAGACAAGAAGGCAATAGAGGAAAGATGCGAACAG ATTCGATCTGGTATCGAGTTGAGTACATCTGACTATGACAAGGAGAAGCTGCAAGAGAGGCTGGCTAAGCTTTCTGGTGGTGTGGCAGTTTTGAAG ATTGGAGGGGCTAGTGAAGCTGAAGTTGGTGAAAAGAAAGACAGAGTTACGGATGCTCTAAATGCCACCAAGGCTGCTGTGGAAGAAGGAATTCTACCAGGTGGTGGCGTAGCTCTTCTCTATGCTTCTAAAGAGTTGGAAAAACTGCAAACAGCCAACTTTGATCAGAAGATTGGTGTTCAGATTATTCAGAATGCATTGAAG ACCCCAGTACATACAATTGCCTCCAATGCTGGAGTAGAGGGTGCTGTTGTTGTCGGCAAGTTGTTGGAGCAAGATAACCCTGATCTCGGATATGATGCTGCTAAAG GTGAATATGTAGATATGGTAAAAGCAGGAATTATTGATCCACTGAAAGTATTAAGAACAGCTTTGGTTGATGCCGCAAG TGTTTCTTCTCTACTGACTACAACTGAGGCCGTGGTAGTCGAGCTCCCCAAGGAAGAGAAGGCAGCTCCTGCCATGGGTGGTGGCATGGGTGATATGGACTACTGA
- the LOC113765328 gene encoding PHD finger protein ING1 — protein MSFIDDFQANLEVLPNILQKKYALLRDLDKSLHEIQRQNEQRCGQEIEDMKNRIKDGGVTPDSSFMKFSDEALDEQKHAIRIADEKIALALQAYDLVDAHIQQLDQYLKKLDEEIRREGDTVASTGSAAPAVDNNVKSGKAGESSRGRKKTRLATATAAAAAAAAAAAAAAATTTSTNPTGVELDLPVDPNEPTYCICNQVSYGEMVACDNPGCKIEWFHYGCVGLREPPKGNWYCPDCVGTQRRRKGKS, from the exons ATGTCTTTCATAGATGATTTTCAAGCTA ATTTAGAGGTGCTGCCGAATATTTTACAGAAGAAGTATGCATTGTTGCGGGATTTGGATAAAAGTTTACATG AAATCCAAAGACAGAATGAGCAGCGTTGCGGACAGGAAATCGAGGATATGAAGAATCGTATTAAGGATGGTGGTGTTACGCCCGATTCTTCATTTATGAAATTTTCAGATGAGGCGCTTGATGAGCAAAAGCATGCCATCAGGATTGCTGATGAGAAAATTGCATTAGCTCTGCAGGCATATGACTTG GTAGATGCCCATATTCAACAGCTTGACCAATACTTGAAAAAACTCGATGAAGAGATTCGTCGCG AAGGAGATACTGTGGCTTCAACTGGATCTGCTGCTCCAGCTGTTGATAACAATGTGAAATCTGGAAAAGCTGGTGAAAGTAGTAGAGGGCGTAAAAA GACCCGCCTTGCTACTGCAACAGCAGCCGCTGCCGCTGCTGCGGCGGCAGCAGCTGCAGCTGCAGCCACAACAACATCAACAAATCCTACTGGTGTGGAGTTGGATCTACCAGTAGATCCCAATGAACCAACATATTGCATCTGCAACCAAGTTAGCTATGGAGAAATGGTTGCATGCGATAACCCTGGT TGCAAGATAGAATGGTTCCATTATGGCTGCGTTGGTCTCAGAGAGCCGCCCAAAGGGAATTGGTACTGTCCAGATTGTGTTGGAACACAAAGGCGTCGCAAAGGCAAATCATAG
- the LOC113765890 gene encoding probable serine incorporator translates to MVESAAPDEATMVEVKLSDNVAIHPAEKHGQLEQKSNESLVKKKKSLRARYAYGMIFLIINLTAWFFRDYGEKILPLLHYSKACRVGQTGCFHTLGVLRVSLGCFIFFFGMFLTTCNTKKLHQARNQWHSGWWALKFVILIISLVIPFFVPSDYIQVYGEIARIGAGIFLLLQLVSVIEFITWWNDYWVPDEEKKHSCSLGIFMSTLFYIGSVCGIVLMFVLYGSKASCTLNIFFISWTGILLAVMMIISLHYKVNRGLLSSGIMASYIVFLCWSAIRSEPATAKCSPQTQDGGHGGWTTVIGFFIAVCAIVMATFSTGIDSQTFQFRKDDIQSEDDIPYKYGFFHLVFSLGAMYFAMLFISWNLDSLTKRWCIDVGWASTWVKIINEWFAATIYLWKLISPVVRQNKVMHHEEPVQGV, encoded by the exons ATGGTTGAGTCTGCTGCACCAGATGAAGCCACCATGGTGGAAGTCAAATTGAGTGACAATGTGGCTATACATCCAGCAGAAAAGCACGGACAACTGGAACAGAAGAGTAACGAGAGCTTGGTTAAAAAGAAGAAATCTCTTCGAGCCCGTTATGCTTATGGCATGATTTTCTTGATAATAAATCTTACAGCTTGGTTCTTTCGTGACTATGGAGAAAAGATTCTCCCTCTACTTCACT ATTCAAAAGCATGTAGAGTTGGACAAACTGGTTGCTTTCACACGCTCGGTGTTCTTCGTGTCAGTTTAGGATGCTTT ATATTCTTTTTCGGAATGTTTCTTACAACATGTAACACGAAGAAGTTGCATCAAGCCCGCAACCAATGGCATTCTGGATGGTGGGCTCTGAAGTTTGTTATACTGATTATCTCCTTGGTGATTCCATTCTTTGTCCCGTCCGATTATATTCAAGTTTATG GTGAAATTGCTCGCATTGGCGCGGG GATATTTCTTCTTCTCCAACTTGTAAGTGTTATTGAGTTCATCACGTGGTGGAATGACTACTGGGTGCCTGATGAGGAAAAGAAACATAG CTGCTCTCTGGGAATATTCATGTCAACCTTATTCTACATTGGTTCAGTTTGCGGGATTGTTTTGATGTTTGTGCTCTATGGCTCAAAGGCATCATGCACTCTCAACATATTCTTCATCTCCTGGACAGGAATTTTGCTAGCCGTAATGATGATTATATCCTTGCATTATAAG GTGAATAGAGGTCTTTTGTCTTCAGGGATTATGGCTTCTTatattgttttcctttgttggagCGCTATCAGAAG TGAACCAGCTACTGCTAAATGTAGCCCTCAGACCCAAGATGGCGGACATGGAGGTTGGACAACTGTAATT GGCTTTTTTATAGCTGTTTGTGCAATTGTCATGGCAACTTTTTCCACTGGAATTGATTCACAAACCTTTCAg TTTCGTAAAGACGACATTCAATCGGAGGATGATATCCCATATAAGTATGGCTTTTTCCACTTGGTGTTCTCCCTGGGGGCCATGTACTTTGCAATGCTATTCATCAGTTGGAATCTAGATAGCTTGACAAAAAG ATGGTGCATTGATGTTGGCTGGGCTAGTACATGGGTGAAGATCATCAATGAATGGTTTGCAGCCACAATATACT TGTGGAAATTGATTTCCCCAGTAGTGAGACAGAACAAAGTTATGCACCACGAAGAGCCTGTGCAGGGAGTATAA
- the LOC113765891 gene encoding putative F-box protein At5g55150 — MTGNNKKSRPNWSELNQELLGIIASKLLYLDIIRFKAVCSSWFAAAERYSSPGPLLLCPLTRETDAEHVRLGACSIKDGTIYDLNLEFEKPEDVFSASDGFRFIGSSHGWMVAEDKGSELYLMNVFSRTCIPLPEKGTIPTTQSYGPKFSMIQSPTMIQKAILTANPSLDENYKVIIIYGCREKLAFCGFGDREWVRFSNSDGYDDVVCYDTLLYALREGQIEVWEISDSRSPTKKICLECCYTTDSSYPREICCTQWYLAPSLGELLLIERFIGEFVDDQGQLHPEGDLLTDEDSHPLLFPYKTFSFQVYKLNMIEKKLEKVTSLKDQVIFLGGNHGISLSVKDYPEFMPNSIYYTDDYWDRMHEDYLYGGHDFGSYSLEENSIASLVPYCVERFDPTPFWVLPN, encoded by the coding sequence ATGACTGGGAATAACAAGAAATCACGGCCAAATTGGTCTGAGCTGAATCAAGAACTTCTTGGAATTATAGCTTCAAAGCTGTTATACCTAGATATCATACGTTTCAAAGCGGTTTGTTCTTCATGGTTTGCTGCTGCTGAGAGATACTCATCACCAGGGCCACTTCTACTTTGTCCTTTAACTCGAGAAACTGACGCTGAACATGTAAGACTTGGTGCATGCAGCATAAAAGACGGAACAATCTACGATCTCAACTTGGAATTCGAAAAACCTGAAGATGTTTTTTCAGCATCCGATGGTTTTCGATTTATAGGTTCCTCGCATGGCTGGATGGTGGCTGAAGACAAGGGTTCGGAGCTTTATTTGATGAATGTTTTCTCCAGAACCTGCATCCCACTCCCTGAAAAAGGCACCATTCCAACAACACAAAGTTATGGGCCTAAGTTTTCTATGATTCAATCTCCCACAATGATTCAGAAAGCAATATTAACGGCTAATCCATCATTAGATGAGAACTACAAGGTCATCATCATATACGGTTGTCGCGAGAAACTTGCTTTTTGTGGCTTTGGAGATCGAGAATGGGTGAGATTTAGCAATTCTGATGGCTATGATGATGTTGTATGCTATGATACGCTGCTATATGCATTGAGGGAGGGGCAAATTGAGGTATGGGAAATTTCTGATTCTCGTTCTCCGACCAAAAAGATATGCCTGGAATGTTGTTACACAACAGACTCGAGTTATCCAAGAGAGATTTGTTGTACTCAATGGTACTTGGCGCCGTCACTGGGGGAACTTCTGCTCATTGAGAGGTTTATCGGGGAGTTCGTGGATGATCAAGGGCAGCTTCATCCTGAGGGAGATCTTCTGACAGATGAAGATAGCCATCCTCTGCTTTTTCCTTATAAAACGTTCAGCTTCCAGGTTTACAAGTTAAATATGATCGAaaagaaattggaaaaagtGACATCCTTGAAGGATCAGGTGATCTTTTTGGGTGGAAATCATGGGATTTCACTCTCTGTGAAGGATTATCCAGAATTCATGCCGAACTCGATTTATTACACCGATGATTATTGGGATCGGATGCATGAAGATTACTTGTATGGAGGTCATGATTTTGGCTCATACAGCTTAGAAGAAAACAGCATTGCTTCACTTGTGCCTTATTGTGTGGAGAGATTTGATCCAACACCCTTTTGGGTTTTGCCAAATTAG
- the LOC113766845 gene encoding dirigent protein 18-like, producing the protein MFKQSSISIFLAMVFAAIHAATIVDAVDPAPVGEPILELYMHDILGGSNPTARPITGLLGNIYSGQVPFARPLGFVPPQNGVVIPNANGAIPTVNINGIPLGTGLAGTAFTGQNNVNNNGNPITTQLGPDGLGLGFGTITVIDDILTSSPEFGTQPLGQAQGVYVASSADGSTQMMAFTAMMEGGEYGDSLNFFGVYKIGSTMSRLSVTGGTGNFKNACGFAEVRSLIPSGQHVIDGAETLLRLTVHLTY; encoded by the coding sequence ATGTTCAAGCAATCTTCAATATCCATTTTCCTTGCAATGGTATTTGCAGCCATACATGCTGCAACTATTGTAGATGCAGTTGATCCTGCACCAGTAGGAGAGCCAATTCTCGAGTTATACATGCATGACATTCTTGGAGGCAGCAATCCCACAGCCAGACCCATCACTGGCTTGCTAGGCAACATATACAGTGGCCAAGTGCCTTTCGCAAGGCCTCTAGGTTTCGTTCCCCCTCAGAATGGTGTTGTCATCCCCAACGCCAATGGCGCAATCCCAACCGTCAACATCAATGGCATTCCCTTGGGTACTGGCTTAGCAGGTACAGCTTTTACTGGTCAAAACAATGTCAATAACAATGGTAATCCAATCACTACCCAACTTGGACCTGATGGCCTGGGACTCGGCTTTGGAACAATAACTGTGATTGATGATATTTTAACCTCTTCACCTGAGTTTGGCACCCAGCCATTGGGGCAAGCCCAGGGAGTGTATGTTGCAAGCTCTGCTGATGGGAGTACACAGATGATGGCATTCACAGCTATGATGGAAGGAGGGGAATATGGTGATAGCTTGAACTTCTTTGGAGTTTACAAGATTGGAAGTACCATGTCACGTCTGTCAGTTACAGGAGGCACTGGCAACTTCAAGAATGCTTGTGGGTTTGCGGAAGTCCGATCACTCATACCATCTGGGCAGCATGTTATAGATGGTGCAGAGACATTGCTGAGGCTCACAGTCCATCTTACTTATTGA
- the LOC113765432 gene encoding hydroxyethylthiazole kinase isoform X2 yields MDNPEEWRQQAWAHLTKLRQECPLVQCITNFVSMDLMANVLLSAGASPAMVHSIDEIPEFTPKVHALCINVGTLTPDWLPAMKVAAETANKEGKPWVLDPVAAGASSFRLMACLELLGMKPSVIRGNGSEILALFKGSVDPNSKGVDSRHESTDVVEAAKSLAQLSGCVVAVSGAVDVVTDGQQAVSIRNGVAMLQKITATGCSVTALIAAFVAIDPLHVVEATASALSLFGVASEIGMDMAKGPASLRMHLIDSLYGLDQVCIEPMMHDHS; encoded by the exons ATGGACAACCCAGAAGAATGGAGACAACAGGCATGGGCCCACTTGACAAAACTCCGGCAAGAGTGCCCATTAGTCCAGTGTATCACGAACTTTGTATCAATGGATTTAATGGCCAACGTGCTTTTATCCGCCGGAGCATCGCCGGCCATGGTTCACTCAATTGATGAAATCCCTGAATTCACTCCTAAAGTTCACGCGCTCTGCATTAACGTGGGCACACTCACTCCTGACTGGCTACCGGCCATGAAGGTGGCTGCAGAGACGGCGAACAAAGAAGGGAAGCCTTGGGTTCTGGACCCTGTGGCAGCTGGTGCTTCCAGTTTCCGGTTGATGGCCTGTCTTGAACTTCTTGGGATGAAGCCAAGTGTTATTAGGGGTAATGGGTCTGAGATTCTGGCACTTTTTAAGGGTTCTGTCGACCCCAATTCAAAG GGTGTGGACAGCAGACATGAATCTACAGATGTAGTGGAAGCAGCAAAATCCCTGGCTCAACTGAGTGGATGTGTGGTAGCAGTGTCTGGAGCTGTTGATGTTGTCACAGATGGACAGCAAGCTGTCAGCATACGAAATGGAGTAGCCATGCTGCAGAAGATTACAGCAACAGGGTGCTCGGTCACTGCCCTCATTGCTGCGTTTGTTGCAATTGATCCTCTACACGTAGTTGAAGCCACAGCTTCTGCATTGTCTTTGTTTGGTGTAGCCAGTGAGATAGGGATGGACATGGCAAAAGGTCCAGCTTCATTGCGGATGCACTTGATTGATTCACTTTATGGGCTTGATCAAG TCTGTATTGAGCCCATGATGCATGATCATTCTTAA
- the LOC113765432 gene encoding hydroxyethylthiazole kinase isoform X1: MDNPEEWRQQAWAHLTKLRQECPLVQCITNFVSMDLMANVLLSAGASPAMVHSIDEIPEFTPKVHALCINVGTLTPDWLPAMKVAAETANKEGKPWVLDPVAAGASSFRLMACLELLGMKPSVIRGNGSEILALFKGSVDPNSKGVDSRHESTDVVEAAKSLAQLSGCVVAVSGAVDVVTDGQQAVSIRNGVAMLQKITATGCSVTALIAAFVAIDPLHVVEATASALSLFGVASEIGMDMAKGPASLRMHLIDSLYGLDQGTVFNRVKITKL; this comes from the exons ATGGACAACCCAGAAGAATGGAGACAACAGGCATGGGCCCACTTGACAAAACTCCGGCAAGAGTGCCCATTAGTCCAGTGTATCACGAACTTTGTATCAATGGATTTAATGGCCAACGTGCTTTTATCCGCCGGAGCATCGCCGGCCATGGTTCACTCAATTGATGAAATCCCTGAATTCACTCCTAAAGTTCACGCGCTCTGCATTAACGTGGGCACACTCACTCCTGACTGGCTACCGGCCATGAAGGTGGCTGCAGAGACGGCGAACAAAGAAGGGAAGCCTTGGGTTCTGGACCCTGTGGCAGCTGGTGCTTCCAGTTTCCGGTTGATGGCCTGTCTTGAACTTCTTGGGATGAAGCCAAGTGTTATTAGGGGTAATGGGTCTGAGATTCTGGCACTTTTTAAGGGTTCTGTCGACCCCAATTCAAAG GGTGTGGACAGCAGACATGAATCTACAGATGTAGTGGAAGCAGCAAAATCCCTGGCTCAACTGAGTGGATGTGTGGTAGCAGTGTCTGGAGCTGTTGATGTTGTCACAGATGGACAGCAAGCTGTCAGCATACGAAATGGAGTAGCCATGCTGCAGAAGATTACAGCAACAGGGTGCTCGGTCACTGCCCTCATTGCTGCGTTTGTTGCAATTGATCCTCTACACGTAGTTGAAGCCACAGCTTCTGCATTGTCTTTGTTTGGTGTAGCCAGTGAGATAGGGATGGACATGGCAAAAGGTCCAGCTTCATTGCGGATGCACTTGATTGATTCACTTTATGGGCTTGATCAAGGTACAGTTTTTAATCGAGTGAAGATAACCAAGTTGTAA